A window of Juglans regia cultivar Chandler chromosome 7, Walnut 2.0, whole genome shotgun sequence contains these coding sequences:
- the LOC108988990 gene encoding probable polygalacturonase isoform X1, protein MKILVALLLLLALSNAVKTNGDKSDGQCDYKLTLEPRPHSVSILEFGAVGDGKTLNTLAFRNAIFYLKSFADKGGAQLYVPPGRWLTGSFNLTSHLTLFLEKGAVILGSQDPSHWEVVEPLPSYGRGVDVPGRRYRSLINGYMLLDVVITGDNGTIDGQGSVWWDWYNYHSLNYSRPHLVEFVASEYLVVSNLTFLNAPAYNIHPVYCSNVHVQNVSISAPPDSPYTVGVVPDSSDNVCIEDCIIDMGYDAIALKSGWDEYGIAYGRPTTNVHIRRVRLKSYSGSSLAFGSEMSGGISDVHVEQVYLYNSFGGIEFRTIKGRGGYIKRIIISDVEMANIFLAFAATGQCGSHPDNNYDPNALPVFDHITLQDVIGTNITIAGSFTGIQESPFTSICLFNVSFSISSGSPTSWVCSNVFGFSESVYPEPCPDLQSSYPNSSSACLSLLHFNGEVAVL, encoded by the exons ATGAAGATCCTA GTGGCACTGCTCTTGCTGCTGGCACTTAGCAATGCTGTCAAAACCAATGGAGATAAGAGTGATGGACAGTGTGATTATAAGCTGACATTGGAGCCAAGACCACATAGTGTGTCTATCTTGGAGTTTGGTGCTGTGGGAGATGGTAAAACATTGAACACCTTAGCCTTCCGGAATGCCATTTTCTATCTCAAGTCCTTCGCTGATAAAGGTGGTGCTCAGCTCTATGTGCCCCCGGGAAGGTGGCTTACAGGAAGCTTCAATCTTACCAGCCACCTTACACTCTTCTTGGAAAAAGGTGCTGTCATTCTTGGATCTCAG GACCCATCGCATTGGGAAGTTGTTGAACCCTTACCATCATACGGTAGGGGGGTGGATGTTCCCGGAAGAAGATATCGAAGCTTGATAAATGGATATATGTTACTTGACGTGGTGATTACAG GTGATAATGGAACCATTGATGGCCAGGGCTCAGTTTGGTGGGATTGGTATAATTATCATTCTTTGAACTACAGCCGCCCTCATCTCGTGGAGTTTGTGGCGTCTGAATATTTAGTAGTTTCAAATCTTACTTTCTTGAATGCCCCTGCATATAACATCCATCCAGTCTATTGCAG TAACGTGCATGTTCAGAATGTCTCTATCTCTGCTCCCCCTGATTCCCCCTACACCGTTGGTGTAGTTCCAG ATTCCTCTGATAATGTGTGCATAGAGGATTGCATCATCGACATGGGCTATGATGCCATTGCCCTCAAGAGTGGTTGGGATGAGTATGGTATTGCTTATGGGAGACCCACCACTAATGTACACATCAGAAGGGTCCGCCTAAAATCATATTCGGGTTCTTCCCTTGCTTTTGGTAGTGAGATGTCTGGTGGCATTTCTGATGTGCATGTTGAGCAGGTCTATCTATACAACTCATTTGGCGGGATTGAGTTTAGAACCATCAAGGGCAGAGGTGGTTACATTAAGAGAATCATTATATCAGATGTTGAAATGGCAAACATCTTCTTGGCATTTGCTGCCACTGGTCAGTGCGGGTCCCATCCAGACAACAACTATGATCCTAATGCTCTCCCAGTTTTTGATCACATCACCTTGCAGGATGTGATTGgcacaaacatcacaattgCTGGAAGCTTTACAGGGATACAAGAATCTCCTTTTACTTCTATCTGTCTATTCAATGTCTCCTTCTCAATTAGTTCTGGATCCCCCACTTCTTGGGTATGTTCCAATGTCTTTGGCTTTTCGGAGTCCGTGTATCCTGAACCTTGCCCTGACCTTCAGAGCTCATATCCAAATTCTTCCTCAGCTTGCCTTTCCCTTCTGCATTTCAATGGAGAAGTTGCAGTCTTATGA
- the LOC108988990 gene encoding probable polygalacturonase isoform X2, whose product MVALLLLLALSNAVKTNGDKSDGQCDYKLTLEPRPHSVSILEFGAVGDGKTLNTLAFRNAIFYLKSFADKGGAQLYVPPGRWLTGSFNLTSHLTLFLEKGAVILGSQDPSHWEVVEPLPSYGRGVDVPGRRYRSLINGYMLLDVVITGDNGTIDGQGSVWWDWYNYHSLNYSRPHLVEFVASEYLVVSNLTFLNAPAYNIHPVYCSNVHVQNVSISAPPDSPYTVGVVPDSSDNVCIEDCIIDMGYDAIALKSGWDEYGIAYGRPTTNVHIRRVRLKSYSGSSLAFGSEMSGGISDVHVEQVYLYNSFGGIEFRTIKGRGGYIKRIIISDVEMANIFLAFAATGQCGSHPDNNYDPNALPVFDHITLQDVIGTNITIAGSFTGIQESPFTSICLFNVSFSISSGSPTSWVCSNVFGFSESVYPEPCPDLQSSYPNSSSACLSLLHFNGEVAVL is encoded by the exons ATG GTGGCACTGCTCTTGCTGCTGGCACTTAGCAATGCTGTCAAAACCAATGGAGATAAGAGTGATGGACAGTGTGATTATAAGCTGACATTGGAGCCAAGACCACATAGTGTGTCTATCTTGGAGTTTGGTGCTGTGGGAGATGGTAAAACATTGAACACCTTAGCCTTCCGGAATGCCATTTTCTATCTCAAGTCCTTCGCTGATAAAGGTGGTGCTCAGCTCTATGTGCCCCCGGGAAGGTGGCTTACAGGAAGCTTCAATCTTACCAGCCACCTTACACTCTTCTTGGAAAAAGGTGCTGTCATTCTTGGATCTCAG GACCCATCGCATTGGGAAGTTGTTGAACCCTTACCATCATACGGTAGGGGGGTGGATGTTCCCGGAAGAAGATATCGAAGCTTGATAAATGGATATATGTTACTTGACGTGGTGATTACAG GTGATAATGGAACCATTGATGGCCAGGGCTCAGTTTGGTGGGATTGGTATAATTATCATTCTTTGAACTACAGCCGCCCTCATCTCGTGGAGTTTGTGGCGTCTGAATATTTAGTAGTTTCAAATCTTACTTTCTTGAATGCCCCTGCATATAACATCCATCCAGTCTATTGCAG TAACGTGCATGTTCAGAATGTCTCTATCTCTGCTCCCCCTGATTCCCCCTACACCGTTGGTGTAGTTCCAG ATTCCTCTGATAATGTGTGCATAGAGGATTGCATCATCGACATGGGCTATGATGCCATTGCCCTCAAGAGTGGTTGGGATGAGTATGGTATTGCTTATGGGAGACCCACCACTAATGTACACATCAGAAGGGTCCGCCTAAAATCATATTCGGGTTCTTCCCTTGCTTTTGGTAGTGAGATGTCTGGTGGCATTTCTGATGTGCATGTTGAGCAGGTCTATCTATACAACTCATTTGGCGGGATTGAGTTTAGAACCATCAAGGGCAGAGGTGGTTACATTAAGAGAATCATTATATCAGATGTTGAAATGGCAAACATCTTCTTGGCATTTGCTGCCACTGGTCAGTGCGGGTCCCATCCAGACAACAACTATGATCCTAATGCTCTCCCAGTTTTTGATCACATCACCTTGCAGGATGTGATTGgcacaaacatcacaattgCTGGAAGCTTTACAGGGATACAAGAATCTCCTTTTACTTCTATCTGTCTATTCAATGTCTCCTTCTCAATTAGTTCTGGATCCCCCACTTCTTGGGTATGTTCCAATGTCTTTGGCTTTTCGGAGTCCGTGTATCCTGAACCTTGCCCTGACCTTCAGAGCTCATATCCAAATTCTTCCTCAGCTTGCCTTTCCCTTCTGCATTTCAATGGAGAAGTTGCAGTCTTATGA